The following are from one region of the Brienomyrus brachyistius isolate T26 chromosome 4, BBRACH_0.4, whole genome shotgun sequence genome:
- the LOC125739928 gene encoding CMRF35-like molecule 8 isoform X1, which yields MAPLLFLLHVFFIRLPGGDSVRTFEYLTAQSGESLTIPCFYDQKYKDHVKYWCRGKLWSSCTIMKRTDSPEGSRKVSITDKPAQLVFNVNMWNLNTSDTGIYWCAVEIGGKMDECTSLSIEVKAAQSVRTVSWVSAKREGSVTIPCYYDQKYKHHVKYWCRGRDWNSCSTLTRSDSKQTAGKVSLSDDPAHLVFYVTMSNLQETDSDTYWCAVEIHRAADDCVYLQLMVMEAKGVSQTPKQGELTTALQQTESITSSAQQGDGLTSATNHPTGWAVTTRPSGALTSTTNEDSSTTQSPSQMLLLLILMLLLLLVATVMVIWILRRRTKTLISNRNRPSHPQTTDTGDELVYSSMVFKEPSAQSPSVDPGDKMTFSRVTLQDKQECPPSDVTYAAVVSKKDRIS from the exons ATggctcctctcctcttcctcctccacgTCTTCTTCATTAGGCTGCCAG gtggtgaCAGTGTGAGGACATTCGAGTATTTAACTGCGCAGAGTGGAGAATCtctcaccatcccatgtttctatgatCAGAAGTATAAAgaccatgtgaaatactggtgtagAGGGAAATTATGGTCCTCCTGTACAATCATGAAACGCACAGACTCACCAGAGGGCTCCAGAAAAGTGTCAATCACTGATAAACCCGCTCAGTTAGTTTTCAATGTCAACATGTGGAACCTAAATACAAGTGACACTGGTATCTACTGGTGCGCTGTAGAGATTGGTggtaaaatggatgaatgtacgTCTCTGTCAATAGAGGTTAAAG CTGCTCAGAGTGTGAGGACTGTGAGCTGGGTATCTGCAAAGAGAgaaggatctgtcaccatcccatgttactATGATCAGAAGTATAAACACCATGTGAAGTACTGGTGTAGAGGGCGTGACTGGAACTCCTGCTCCACATTGACACGCTCTGACTCCAAGCAGACAGCAGGGAAAGTGTCACTCAGTGATGACCCCGCCCACTTGGTCTTTTATGTGACCATGAGCAACCTGCAGGAAACGGACTCTGACACTTACTGGTGTGCTGTGGAGATTCACAGGGCAGCAGATGATTGTGTCTATCTACAGCTGATGGTGATGGAAG CAAAAGGAGTTTCACAAACGCCCAAACAGGGAGAGCTGACTACAGCTTTACAGCAGACAGAAAGTATTACTTCATCTGCACAGCAGGGAGACGGTTTAACTTCAGCAACAAACCACCCAACAGGATGGGCTGTGACCACACGTCCCTCTGGTGCCTTGACTTCCACCACTAATGAGGATTCTTCCACCACACAGTCACCAAG TCAGATGCTCCTTCTgctgattctgatgctgctactgTTGCTGGTGGCCACTGTCATGGTTATCTGGATTCTGCGAAGAAGAACCA AAACGCTGATCAGTAACAGAAACAGACCCAGCCACCCT CAGACCACAGATACTGGAGATGAGCTGGTCTACAGCAGCATGGTCTTTAAGGAACCTTCAGCCCAAAGT CCCTCTGTAGACCCCGGGGATAAAATGACATTCAGCagagtaactctccaggacaAGCAGG AATGCCCCCCCTCTGATGTGACTTATGCTGCTGTGGTATCGAAGAAGGATCGGATCTCTTGA
- the LOC125739928 gene encoding CMRF35-like molecule 8 isoform X2, with amino-acid sequence MAPLLFLLHVFFIRLPGGDSVRTFEYLTAQSGESLTIPCFYDQKYKDHVKYWCRGKLWSSCTIMKRTDSPEGSRKVSITDKPAQLVFNVNMWNLNTSDTGIYWCAVEIGGKMDECTSLSIEVKAAQSVRTVSWVSAKREGSVTIPCYYDQKYKHHVKYWCRGRDWNSCSTLTRSDSKQTAGKVSLSDDPAHLVFYVTMSNLQETDSDTYWCAVEIHRAADDCVYLQLMVMEAKGVSQTPKQGELTTALQQTESITSSAQQGDGLTSATNHPTGWAVTTRPSGALTSTTNEDSSTTQSPSQMLLLLILMLLLLLVATVMVIWILRRRTKTLISNRNRPSHPQTTDTGDELVYSSMVFKEPSAQSPSVDPGDKMTFSRVTLQDKQECPPSDVTYAAVVSKKDRIS; translated from the exons gtggtgaCAGTGTGAGGACATTCGAGTATTTAACTGCGCAGAGTGGAGAATCtctcaccatcccatgtttctatgatCAGAAGTATAAAgaccatgtgaaatactggtgtagAGGGAAATTATGGTCCTCCTGTACAATCATGAAACGCACAGACTCACCAGAGGGCTCCAGAAAAGTGTCAATCACTGATAAACCCGCTCAGTTAGTTTTCAATGTCAACATGTGGAACCTAAATACAAGTGACACTGGTATCTACTGGTGCGCTGTAGAGATTGGTggtaaaatggatgaatgtacgTCTCTGTCAATAGAGGTTAAAG CTGCTCAGAGTGTGAGGACTGTGAGCTGGGTATCTGCAAAGAGAgaaggatctgtcaccatcccatgttactATGATCAGAAGTATAAACACCATGTGAAGTACTGGTGTAGAGGGCGTGACTGGAACTCCTGCTCCACATTGACACGCTCTGACTCCAAGCAGACAGCAGGGAAAGTGTCACTCAGTGATGACCCCGCCCACTTGGTCTTTTATGTGACCATGAGCAACCTGCAGGAAACGGACTCTGACACTTACTGGTGTGCTGTGGAGATTCACAGGGCAGCAGATGATTGTGTCTATCTACAGCTGATGGTGATGGAAG CAAAAGGAGTTTCACAAACGCCCAAACAGGGAGAGCTGACTACAGCTTTACAGCAGACAGAAAGTATTACTTCATCTGCACAGCAGGGAGACGGTTTAACTTCAGCAACAAACCACCCAACAGGATGGGCTGTGACCACACGTCCCTCTGGTGCCTTGACTTCCACCACTAATGAGGATTCTTCCACCACACAGTCACCAAG TCAGATGCTCCTTCTgctgattctgatgctgctactgTTGCTGGTGGCCACTGTCATGGTTATCTGGATTCTGCGAAGAAGAACCA AAACGCTGATCAGTAACAGAAACAGACCCAGCCACCCT CAGACCACAGATACTGGAGATGAGCTGGTCTACAGCAGCATGGTCTTTAAGGAACCTTCAGCCCAAAGT CCCTCTGTAGACCCCGGGGATAAAATGACATTCAGCagagtaactctccaggacaAGCAGG AATGCCCCCCCTCTGATGTGACTTATGCTGCTGTGGTATCGAAGAAGGATCGGATCTCTTGA
- the LOC125739929 gene encoding CMRF35-like molecule 8 isoform X1 — translation MAPLLFLLHVFFIRLAGGGSVRTFEYLTAQSGESLTIPCFYDQKYKDHVKYWCRGQLWSSCTIMTRTDSPQSSSKVSITDSPDQLVFHVTMRNLETSYTGIYWCAVEIGGIGEMDDSQSLLIDVKAAQIVRTVSWESAERGGSVTIPCYYDQKYKHHVKYWCRGSKWNSCSTVTRSDSKQAAGKVSLSDDPAHLVFNVTMRNLQEKDSDTYWCAVEIRGAADDGVYLQLMVMEAEGVSPKQGEPTTAVQQTESFTSSTQQRDNLTSATKNPTGWAVTICPSGALISTTNKNLNTIQSPSQMLLLLMLVLLLLLVATVMVIWILRRRNKTLISNKYRPSQPQNTEPEDELIYNTMVFKKPSAQIPSVDPGDEVTYNSVNLQDRQECPPSDVTYAAVVSKKKQIL, via the exons ATggctcctctcctcttcctcctccacgTCTTCTTCATTAGGCTAGCAG gtggtggAAGTGTGAGGACATTTGAGTATTTAACTGCACAGAGTGGAGAATCtctcaccatcccatgtttctatgatCAGAAGTATAAAgaccatgtgaaatactggtgtagAGGGCAATTATGGTCCTCCTGTACCATCATGACACGCACAGACTCACCACAGAGCTCCAGTAAAGTGTCAATCACTGATAGTCCTGACCAGCTAGTTTTCCATGTGACCATGAGGAACCTGGAGACAAGTTACACTGGTATCTACTGGTGTGCTGTAGAGATTGGTGGAATTGGCGAGATGGACGACTCTCAGTCTCTGTTAATAGATGTTAAAG CTGCTCAGATTGTGAGGACTGTGAGCTGGGAATCTGCagagagaggaggatctgtcaccatcccatgttactATGATCAGAAGTATAAACACCATGTGAAGTACTGGTGTAGAGGTTCTAAGTGGAATTCCTGCTCCACAGTGACACGTTCTGACTCCAAACAGGCAGCTGGGAAAGTGTCACTCAGTGATGACCCCGCCCACCTGGTCTTTAATGTGACCATGAGGAACCTGCAGGAAAAGGACTCTGACACTTACTGGTGTGCTGTAGAGATTCGCGGGGCAGCAGATGATGGTGTTTATCTACAGCTGATGGTGATGGAAG CAGAGGGAGTTTCACCCAAACAGGGAGAGCCGACTACAGCTGTACAGCAGACAGAAAGTTTTACTTCATCTACACAGCAGAGAGACAATTTGACTTCAGCAACAAAGAACCCAACAGGATGGGCTGTGACCATATGTCCCTCTGGTGCCTTGATTTCCACCACTAATAAGAATCTGAACACCATACAGTCACCAAG TCAGATGCTCCTTCTGCTgatgctggtgctgcttctgtTGCTGGTGGCCACTGTCATGGTTATCTGGATTCTGCGAAGAAGAAACA AAACGTTAATCAGTAACAAATACAGACCCAGCCAGCCT CAGAATACAGAGCCCGAGGATGAGCTGATCTACAACACCATGGTCTTTAAGAAACCATCAGCACAAATT CCCTCTGTAGACCCCGGGGATGAAGTGACATACAACTCAGTCAATCTACAGGACAGACAAG AATGCCCCCCTTCTGATGTGACCTATGCTGCTGTGGTGTCGAAGAAGAAACAAATCTTGTAA
- the LOC125739929 gene encoding CMRF35-like molecule 8 isoform X2, giving the protein MLKAAGKVSLSDDPAHLVFNVTMRNLQEKDSDTYWCAVEIRGAADDGVYLQLMVMEAEGVSPKQGEPTTAVQQTESFTSSTQQRDNLTSATKNPTGWAVTICPSGALISTTNKNLNTIQSPSQMLLLLMLVLLLLLVATVMVIWILRRRNKTLISNKYRPSQPQNTEPEDELIYNTMVFKKPSAQIPSVDPGDEVTYNSVNLQDRQECPPSDVTYAAVVSKKKQIL; this is encoded by the exons ATGTTAAAG GCAGCTGGGAAAGTGTCACTCAGTGATGACCCCGCCCACCTGGTCTTTAATGTGACCATGAGGAACCTGCAGGAAAAGGACTCTGACACTTACTGGTGTGCTGTAGAGATTCGCGGGGCAGCAGATGATGGTGTTTATCTACAGCTGATGGTGATGGAAG CAGAGGGAGTTTCACCCAAACAGGGAGAGCCGACTACAGCTGTACAGCAGACAGAAAGTTTTACTTCATCTACACAGCAGAGAGACAATTTGACTTCAGCAACAAAGAACCCAACAGGATGGGCTGTGACCATATGTCCCTCTGGTGCCTTGATTTCCACCACTAATAAGAATCTGAACACCATACAGTCACCAAG TCAGATGCTCCTTCTGCTgatgctggtgctgcttctgtTGCTGGTGGCCACTGTCATGGTTATCTGGATTCTGCGAAGAAGAAACA AAACGTTAATCAGTAACAAATACAGACCCAGCCAGCCT CAGAATACAGAGCCCGAGGATGAGCTGATCTACAACACCATGGTCTTTAAGAAACCATCAGCACAAATT CCCTCTGTAGACCCCGGGGATGAAGTGACATACAACTCAGTCAATCTACAGGACAGACAAG AATGCCCCCCTTCTGATGTGACCTATGCTGCTGTGGTGTCGAAGAAGAAACAAATCTTGTAA